A window of Bacteroidota bacterium contains these coding sequences:
- a CDS encoding N-acetylglucosamine kinase, with protein sequence MVKLIADSGATKAEWCLVNNNKKKTVFTQGISPYFLNQQQIVELLKKELLPKIRNVKIDEVHYYGTGCANPKNALLVKKAIQSVINTKKITVSHDLMAAARALCLKSKGLACILGTGSGVTYYNGKTIAKTSTGLGYVLGDEGSGAYLGRKVIQYYLYNTFDEDLKARFDAKFVTNKVEILENVYKKPLPNRYLASFALFLAENRGHYMIENIIEDGINDFFFAHLVKFNEVWKTPVHFVGGVAFGFKDVLQELCTSYGFELGRVLRNPMEGLTEYHK encoded by the coding sequence GTGGTTAAACTGATAGCTGATAGCGGGGCAACAAAAGCAGAGTGGTGTCTTGTGAATAATAATAAAAAGAAAACTGTTTTTACACAGGGGATCAGTCCCTATTTTCTCAATCAGCAGCAGATCGTTGAATTACTTAAAAAAGAATTACTGCCAAAAATCAGGAATGTAAAAATTGATGAAGTTCATTATTATGGAACCGGCTGCGCCAATCCTAAAAATGCTTTACTGGTTAAAAAAGCAATTCAGTCTGTAATCAACACCAAAAAAATAACAGTGAGTCACGACCTGATGGCTGCAGCAAGAGCTTTATGTCTTAAGTCAAAAGGCTTAGCTTGTATTTTAGGTACGGGTTCCGGGGTCACTTATTATAATGGTAAAACGATTGCCAAAACAAGTACAGGACTGGGTTACGTTTTAGGTGACGAGGGTAGTGGGGCATATTTGGGAAGAAAAGTTATTCAATACTACCTCTACAATACATTTGATGAAGACCTGAAAGCAAGATTTGATGCAAAGTTCGTAACCAATAAAGTGGAGATATTGGAGAATGTATATAAAAAGCCATTACCGAACCGCTATCTTGCTTCTTTCGCATTATTTCTTGCGGAAAATCGCGGCCATTATATGATTGAAAACATTATCGAAGATGGTATAAATGATTTTTTCTTTGCCCACCTCGTTAAGTTTAACGAGGTTTGGAAAACGCCTGTGCATTTTGTGGGTGGAGTTGCATTTGGTTTCAAAGATGTATTACAGGAACTTTGCACAAGTTATGGTTTTGAATTGGGCAGGGTCTTAAGGAACCCCATGGAGGGATTAACGGAATATCACAAATAG
- the fbaA gene encoding class II fructose-bisphosphate aldolase, with product MKKYQPGVLFGKELLALLNDAKENQFALPAVNTIGTNTINATLETAAKVNSPVIIQFSNGGAQFIAGKGMPNDKLQGNIYGAISGALHIHNVAKHYGVPVVLHTDHAAKKWLPWISGLIDAGEQYFKEKGQPLFSSHMLDLSEEPIEENIHTSVEFFKRMQPLGMGIEIELGVTGGEEDGVDNSDVENDKLYTQPAHVEYAYKELSKVGNMFTVAAAFGNVHGVYKPGNVQLRPEILNNSQKHIEKVLGTAPKPVYFVFHGGSGSPQSQIREAISYGAIKMNIDTDLQWAFWEGILNNYKKSEGYLQGQLGNPEGDDKPNKKYYDPRVWLRKGEESFIKRLEVAFEDLNCINRNA from the coding sequence ATGAAAAAATATCAACCCGGAGTTTTGTTTGGTAAAGAATTACTTGCTTTATTAAATGATGCCAAGGAAAACCAATTTGCGTTGCCAGCCGTAAACACCATCGGCACTAATACCATAAACGCAACATTGGAAACAGCAGCAAAAGTCAATTCACCTGTTATCATCCAGTTTTCAAATGGCGGTGCCCAGTTTATTGCTGGTAAAGGAATGCCAAATGATAAACTACAGGGAAATATTTACGGAGCTATTTCAGGTGCGCTGCATATTCATAATGTAGCTAAACATTATGGCGTGCCTGTAGTGTTGCATACAGATCATGCTGCAAAAAAATGGTTGCCCTGGATAAGCGGGTTGATAGATGCAGGCGAACAATATTTTAAAGAAAAAGGTCAACCCCTTTTTAGTAGTCATATGCTTGATTTAAGTGAAGAGCCAATTGAAGAGAACATTCACACCTCGGTTGAATTTTTTAAAAGAATGCAGCCGCTTGGTATGGGTATTGAAATTGAACTCGGTGTAACAGGTGGTGAAGAAGATGGCGTAGATAATAGTGATGTAGAAAATGATAAACTCTACACCCAGCCGGCTCACGTTGAATATGCATATAAAGAATTAAGCAAGGTTGGAAACATGTTTACTGTTGCAGCAGCTTTCGGAAACGTGCATGGAGTGTACAAACCAGGTAATGTGCAACTACGTCCTGAAATATTGAACAACTCTCAGAAACATATTGAAAAAGTTTTAGGTACGGCTCCTAAACCTGTTTATTTTGTTTTCCATGGCGGCAGCGGCTCACCACAAAGCCAGATACGTGAAGCAATTAGTTACGGAGCTATCAAAATGAATATTGACACCGATCTGCAGTGGGCTTTCTGGGAAGGCATTTTAAATAATTATAAAAAGAGTGAAGGTTACCTGCAGGGACAGCTTGGAAATCCTGAAGGCGATGATAAACCCAATAAAAAATATTATGATCCCCGTGTATGGTTGAGAAAAGGTGAAGAATCTTTTATAAAGCGATTGGAAGTTGCTTTCGAAGATTTGAATTGCATCAACAGAAATGCATAA
- a CDS encoding sigma-70 family RNA polymerase sigma factor yields the protein MHTGATENEIIKQVLGGDHQAFAALVNRYQNYVYTLILRMVKSREDAEEVAQDVFVKAYRSLKDFRGESKFSTWLYTIANTSSITFLRKKKLDIQSLDNESTFELADSVDSGFRANLVEQKSKQSMVNSAIAMLSPEDAEVITLFYKNEQSLQEIAQILKLEANTVKVRLHRARTRLKEKMETYFLEEVKDIY from the coding sequence ATGCACACCGGAGCCACAGAAAATGAGATAATAAAACAGGTTCTCGGCGGTGACCATCAGGCATTTGCAGCCTTGGTCAACCGTTACCAGAATTATGTGTATACGCTGATATTACGTATGGTAAAGAGCCGTGAGGATGCCGAGGAAGTAGCTCAGGATGTATTTGTAAAAGCATACAGGTCTTTAAAAGATTTCAGGGGTGAATCAAAATTCAGCACATGGTTGTACACGATTGCAAATACCTCCAGCATTACTTTTTTAAGGAAGAAAAAGTTGGATATTCAGTCGCTGGACAATGAAAGCACTTTTGAACTGGCCGATAGTGTGGATTCTGGTTTCAGAGCTAACCTGGTGGAACAAAAGTCAAAACAGTCGATGGTGAACAGCGCTATTGCCATGCTGAGCCCTGAAGATGCAGAAGTAATAACTTTGTTTTACAAAAATGAACAAAGCCTGCAGGAGATAGCACAGATATTGAAGCTGGAAGCGAATACGGTAAAAGTGAGATTGCATCGTGCAAGAACAAGATTGAAAGAAAAAATGGAAACTTATTTTTTAGAAGAGGTAAAAGATATTTATTAA
- a CDS encoding S41 family peptidase: MRNKKLQVWLPLIFSLVMIVGMYFGYQLGGKNGNKKFFASSKKNSIQEALDRIKRSYVDSVNIDSLSIGAIEEMMSKLDPHSVYFPATELNEANEDLAGNFEGIGVEFNVFSDTVNIIYVIPKSPAEQSGLKVGDKIIRVDDSLIAGREQSNIDVRKLIKGKSGTSLQLQIFRDKQLQKLDVTRGSIPVSAIDAAYMIDKTTGYIRLNKFSKNAYREFMQNLEQMTGDGMKKLIFDLRGNGGGFMEAATNIADEFLSDGKLIVYTEGLHSPKDEYKSKRPGMFEDTSNKLVVLVDELSASASEVLAGAVQDWCRGKIIGRRSFGKGLVQLQYDLSDGSAMRLTVARYYTPKGRSIQRSYENGKKVYIDEIWERFSETDSLHNVEEIKYSNGKAFKTDCGGTVYGGGGIMPDFFIPHDSTQFDFATRRLFEIGSINKFVYLFYLRNRESIDKYKSAAEFNQQFFVTETIWKTFEDFAKTDSVSISSIPAKDKSFLQLRLKAQLARLKWRSTGYYQVLNTEDDIFRKGLEVVSK; this comes from the coding sequence ATGCGGAATAAAAAATTACAGGTTTGGCTTCCACTGATCTTTTCACTGGTGATGATTGTCGGAATGTACTTCGGATATCAGTTGGGAGGCAAAAACGGAAATAAAAAGTTTTTTGCCAGTAGCAAAAAAAACTCCATACAAGAAGCATTGGATCGTATAAAAAGAAGTTATGTAGATAGTGTGAATATTGATTCGCTATCTATCGGGGCTATTGAGGAGATGATGAGTAAATTAGATCCGCATTCAGTATATTTTCCTGCTACGGAACTTAACGAAGCCAACGAAGACCTCGCTGGAAATTTTGAAGGCATCGGTGTAGAGTTTAATGTTTTCAGCGACACCGTTAATATTATTTATGTAATACCTAAAAGCCCGGCTGAACAATCAGGATTGAAAGTAGGCGATAAGATAATACGGGTGGATGATTCATTGATTGCCGGAAGGGAGCAAAGTAATATTGATGTAAGAAAACTGATAAAAGGAAAAAGCGGTACATCGCTACAATTACAAATCTTTCGGGATAAGCAATTACAAAAATTGGATGTAACAAGAGGCTCAATACCTGTATCGGCCATTGATGCTGCTTACATGATTGATAAAACAACGGGTTATATACGTTTAAATAAGTTTTCCAAAAATGCCTACCGTGAGTTTATGCAAAACCTGGAACAAATGACAGGTGATGGAATGAAAAAACTCATTTTCGATTTACGGGGTAATGGTGGCGGTTTTATGGAAGCTGCAACAAATATTGCTGATGAATTTTTATCGGATGGCAAACTGATCGTTTATACGGAAGGCCTGCACTCACCCAAAGATGAATATAAATCCAAAAGGCCAGGCATGTTTGAAGATACCAGCAATAAATTAGTTGTATTGGTTGATGAACTTTCTGCAAGTGCCAGCGAAGTATTAGCAGGTGCTGTTCAGGATTGGTGCCGGGGAAAAATAATTGGCCGACGCAGTTTTGGAAAGGGTTTGGTACAGTTGCAATATGATTTAAGTGATGGTTCAGCGATGCGGTTGACTGTTGCCAGGTATTATACACCAAAAGGCAGAAGCATTCAGCGTTCGTATGAAAACGGAAAAAAAGTTTATATAGATGAAATATGGGAACGTTTTTCGGAGACCGATTCGCTGCATAATGTTGAAGAAATAAAATATTCTAATGGCAAAGCATTTAAAACCGATTGTGGAGGCACAGTATATGGTGGCGGTGGTATTATGCCGGATTTTTTTATTCCGCATGACTCAACACAGTTTGATTTTGCAACAAGAAGATTATTTGAAATAGGTAGTATCAATAAATTTGTTTACCTGTTTTACTTAAGAAACAGGGAAAGTATTGACAAGTATAAATCAGCAGCTGAATTCAATCAGCAATTTTTTGTTACAGAAACAATCTGGAAAACATTTGAAGATTTTGCTAAAACAGATTCTGTTAGCATTAGCTCAATTCCTGCTAAAGACAAATCCTTTCTACAATTAAGATTAAAAGCACAACTTGCCCGTTTAAAATGGAGAAGCACCGGGTATTACCAGGTGCTTAACACTGAAGATGATATTTTCAGGAAAGGGTTAGAAGTAGTAAGTAAGTGA
- a CDS encoding succinate dehydrogenase cytochrome b subunit has translation MNWSQIFTSSIGKKIVMSLTGLFLITFLVVHMGVNACVFKDAIVPEDNGDMFNRAADYMGRTVAIRLMEIVLFLGFFVHIIQGFMIEFQNRSKRAKGYEVNLGNRGSKWYSRSMGLLGTLLFLFLILHWWHFWIPSRFTHAGLDPVMLSNARESHNMFALMQATFSEWWVVIIYVVGCISLAWHLAHGFQSAFRTLGVHNKRYLSLLNAVGIGFSIIVPLIFALMPLAFKLGWVGK, from the coding sequence ATGAATTGGTCGCAAATATTTACTTCTTCAATAGGAAAGAAAATAGTAATGAGCCTTACAGGTTTGTTTCTTATTACTTTTCTTGTAGTACATATGGGTGTGAATGCCTGTGTGTTTAAAGATGCGATAGTTCCTGAAGACAATGGTGATATGTTTAATCGTGCTGCCGATTATATGGGGCGTACTGTTGCGATCCGTTTAATGGAAATTGTTTTGTTCCTCGGGTTTTTCGTGCATATTATCCAGGGTTTTATGATTGAGTTTCAAAACCGCAGCAAAAGAGCAAAGGGTTATGAAGTAAATCTGGGTAATCGTGGTAGTAAATGGTACAGCCGTTCAATGGGTTTGCTCGGAACATTATTATTCCTGTTTTTAATTCTGCATTGGTGGCATTTCTGGATTCCTTCACGGTTTACTCATGCAGGATTAGACCCGGTTATGTTAAGCAATGCAAGAGAATCACATAATATGTTTGCATTAATGCAGGCAACATTCAGCGAATGGTGGGTTGTAATAATTTATGTGGTGGGATGCATTTCTCTTGCATGGCATCTTGCGCATGGTTTTCAAAGTGCATTCAGAACATTGGGTGTGCATAATAAAAGATATTTATCATTATTAAATGCTGTTGGTATCGGATTCTCAATAATAGTGCCTTTGATTTTCGCATTGATGCCACTGGCATTTAAGTTAGGATGGGTTGGGAAGTGA
- the murQ gene encoding N-acetylmuramic acid 6-phosphate etherase, translated as MDSFNKITEQASQYRNLEQMPVHELLSSINKEDQTVPNAVEKAIPQIEKLVEAAADKMLSGGRLFYIGAGTSGRLGVVDASECPPTYGVPYGLVVAIIAGGEKAITNAVEYAEDDKEEGWKDLQKSNVNEKDFVIGIAASGTTPYVIGALEKCKESGILTGSITNNPGSPLAVVADFPVEVEVGPEFVTGSTRMKSGTSQKLVLNMISTALMIQLGRVEDNKMVNMQLTNEKLVDRGTKMLMEKLKLTDYGEAKELLLKFGGVKKAVEAKTAGR; from the coding sequence ATGGATTCATTTAATAAAATTACAGAGCAGGCGAGCCAGTACCGCAATCTTGAGCAAATGCCGGTACATGAATTACTCAGCAGTATCAATAAAGAAGATCAAACTGTACCAAATGCTGTTGAAAAAGCTATTCCGCAAATTGAAAAGCTGGTAGAAGCGGCAGCTGATAAAATGCTCAGTGGTGGCCGTCTCTTTTATATTGGTGCCGGCACAAGTGGTCGTTTGGGTGTGGTAGATGCCAGCGAATGTCCGCCAACTTACGGAGTACCTTATGGTTTGGTTGTGGCAATTATTGCAGGTGGAGAAAAAGCTATAACCAACGCAGTTGAATATGCAGAAGATGATAAAGAAGAAGGATGGAAAGATTTACAAAAGAGCAATGTGAATGAAAAAGATTTTGTAATTGGCATTGCTGCAAGCGGCACTACACCCTATGTAATTGGTGCATTGGAAAAATGTAAAGAATCGGGGATATTAACCGGCAGCATAACAAATAATCCCGGTTCGCCCCTGGCCGTTGTTGCCGATTTCCCGGTGGAAGTAGAAGTAGGACCTGAATTTGTTACCGGTAGCACAAGAATGAAAAGCGGCACTTCGCAAAAGCTGGTGCTAAATATGATCTCCACAGCGCTAATGATACAACTGGGCAGGGTAGAAGACAACAAGATGGTGAATATGCAACTAACAAATGAGAAGCTGGTTGATCGTGGCACTAAAATGCTGATGGAAAAATTAAAACTCACTGATTACGGTGAAGCGAAAGAATTGTTATTAAAATTCGGAGGTGTAAAAAAAGCGGTAGAAGCGAAGACTGCAGGTAGGTAA
- a CDS encoding pyridoxal-phosphate dependent enzyme encodes MDIKNNILETIGNTPLIRLNKITKDFPCTVLAKVDYFNPGNSIKDRMALKMVEVAEQEGKLKPGGTIIEGTSGNTGMGLALAAVVKGYKCIFVTTDKQSKEKADILKAVGAEVIVCPTNVLPEDPKSYYSVAKRLANEIPNSYHMNQYDNLANRLAHYESTGPEIWKQTDGKITHLVCTAGTGGTIVGTAKYLKEQNPNIQVWAIDVYGSLLTKYFRTGEVDMNEVHPYISEGFGEDFVPGNYDMSVIDHFEQVTDKDGAIMARRLAKEEGMFCGYSAGSCITGLMQLKSRLKKDDLVVCIFHDHGSRYVAKIYNDQWMIERGFLDVKTFRDIISARGSKKLITVNPTQTVSEAVDMMKKYDIEHIPVMNGNGVIGAISESGLFQKVFNNPEIKNSSVESVLEPAYPMVDFETPVERLSTLINKENGAVLSKDDGGNLHIVTKYDVIQALGK; translated from the coding sequence ATGGATATTAAAAACAACATTCTAGAAACAATAGGAAATACCCCGCTGATCCGTTTAAATAAGATCACTAAAGATTTTCCCTGCACTGTGCTTGCCAAAGTTGATTATTTCAATCCCGGCAATTCAATTAAAGATCGTATGGCACTAAAGATGGTGGAAGTAGCCGAACAGGAAGGCAAACTCAAGCCTGGCGGAACAATTATTGAAGGCACATCTGGTAATACAGGTATGGGGCTTGCGTTGGCAGCCGTTGTAAAAGGATATAAATGCATTTTCGTTACTACAGATAAACAATCAAAAGAAAAAGCTGATATACTAAAAGCTGTAGGCGCAGAGGTAATTGTTTGCCCTACTAATGTTTTGCCAGAAGATCCTAAGAGCTATTACAGCGTTGCCAAAAGGTTAGCCAATGAAATTCCGAATTCATATCACATGAACCAGTACGATAATCTTGCAAACAGGTTAGCACATTATGAATCTACAGGACCAGAAATATGGAAACAAACTGATGGGAAGATCACACATCTTGTATGTACTGCAGGTACAGGAGGAACAATTGTAGGTACAGCAAAATATTTAAAAGAACAAAATCCGAATATCCAGGTTTGGGCTATTGATGTGTATGGTTCATTACTTACAAAATATTTTCGCACAGGTGAAGTTGATATGAATGAAGTTCACCCTTATATCAGCGAAGGTTTTGGGGAGGACTTTGTTCCGGGAAATTATGATATGAGTGTGATCGATCATTTTGAACAGGTAACAGATAAGGACGGTGCTATTATGGCCCGTCGTTTAGCAAAAGAGGAAGGTATGTTTTGCGGATACAGCGCCGGTAGTTGCATAACAGGTTTGATGCAGTTAAAAAGCCGTTTAAAAAAGGATGATCTCGTCGTTTGTATTTTTCATGATCATGGTAGCCGGTATGTTGCTAAAATTTATAATGATCAGTGGATGATAGAACGTGGTTTCCTGGATGTAAAAACATTCAGGGATATTATCAGTGCAAGAGGTTCAAAAAAATTAATTACTGTAAATCCTACGCAAACCGTATCTGAAGCTGTGGATATGATGAAGAAATATGACATCGAACACATACCTGTAATGAATGGAAATGGTGTGATTGGCGCTATTAGTGAAAGTGGTTTATTTCAAAAAGTCTTCAATAATCCCGAAATAAAGAATTCCTCAGTCGAATCCGTGTTGGAACCCGCCTACCCCATGGTTGATTTTGAAACCCCTGTGGAAAGACTCAGCACATTAATAAATAAGGAGAACGGAGCCGTACTTTCAAAGGACGATGGCGGTAATTTACATATTGTGACCAAATATGATGTAATTCAAGCACTTGGAAAATAA